The proteins below come from a single Mesobacillus jeotgali genomic window:
- a CDS encoding OFA family MFS transporter codes for MAETKKNRWLIAAAAVGIHISIGSVYAWSNFTNPLKDLFGWSDSDVALTFSIAILFLGLAAAFLGHFVEKHGPRKAGLLAATFFGIGIAGSGLAVLLGSKILLYLFYGVLGGIGLGVGYIAPVSTLVKWFPDRRGLATGLAIMGFGFAAAISSPIMNSLIESLGVANTFFILGSAYFILMTASSLYLEKPPEGWLPEGFKEKVESGAAKPVMDLSQLTANEAVKTTRFWYLWLMLFINVTCGIAILAVAKPLAMESIGIGTAAAAALVGAIGIFNGLGRIGWASISDFIGRPNTYTTFFVLQIGLFFMLPHTTNALLFQVMLAVIYTCYGGGFASIPAYIGDLFGTKQLGAIHGYILTAWAAAGLVGPMFAAYIKDTTGSYAGSLSVFAGLFVAAFVISLLIRVDMAKLRKQNESEITA; via the coding sequence TTGGCTGAAACGAAGAAAAACCGCTGGTTGATTGCTGCTGCCGCTGTAGGAATCCATATTTCGATTGGTTCTGTGTATGCCTGGAGTAATTTTACGAATCCCTTGAAAGATTTATTTGGCTGGTCTGATTCGGACGTGGCTCTTACCTTTAGTATCGCGATTTTGTTTCTGGGTCTTGCTGCTGCGTTTTTGGGTCATTTTGTGGAAAAGCATGGTCCGAGGAAGGCTGGATTGCTTGCGGCAACTTTCTTTGGAATTGGGATTGCTGGTTCTGGTCTTGCCGTCCTGCTAGGTTCAAAAATCCTTCTTTACCTGTTTTATGGGGTGCTAGGAGGGATCGGACTTGGTGTCGGCTATATTGCACCGGTTTCTACGCTGGTAAAATGGTTCCCTGACCGGCGCGGGCTTGCTACGGGACTTGCAATCATGGGATTTGGCTTTGCTGCTGCCATTTCAAGCCCAATCATGAACAGTTTGATTGAAAGCCTTGGAGTCGCAAACACGTTTTTCATTTTAGGAAGCGCCTACTTCATTCTAATGACTGCATCGTCTTTGTACTTGGAAAAGCCGCCTGAAGGATGGTTGCCGGAGGGCTTTAAAGAGAAGGTCGAGTCTGGTGCGGCAAAGCCAGTCATGGACCTGTCTCAGCTAACGGCGAACGAAGCGGTAAAAACAACCCGTTTCTGGTATTTATGGCTGATGCTGTTCATCAATGTCACATGCGGAATCGCCATTTTAGCTGTGGCAAAACCGCTTGCGATGGAGTCGATCGGAATTGGGACAGCCGCCGCAGCTGCTCTGGTTGGGGCAATCGGGATTTTCAATGGACTGGGCCGGATTGGCTGGGCATCCATTTCAGATTTCATTGGCCGCCCAAATACGTATACGACTTTCTTCGTCCTGCAAATCGGATTGTTTTTCATGCTTCCGCACACGACCAATGCCCTTCTTTTCCAGGTCATGCTGGCGGTCATTTATACGTGCTATGGCGGAGGATTTGCATCCATTCCTGCCTATATCGGCGACTTATTCGGCACAAAGCAGCTCGGAGCCATCCATGGCTACATTTTAACAGCATGGGCAGCAGCTGGCCTGGTGGGACCAATGTTTGCCGCCTATATAAAAGATACAACCGGATCCTATGCCGG
- a CDS encoding SRPBCC family protein: MPVIEHQQYIHAPIQVCFDLARNVDIHTQTTSKTKESAVGGVTEGLLEEGDTVTWEAVHFGVKQRLTAKVTFMERPKKFVDIMVKGAFHSFVHTHQFLEKGEGTIMIDKFQYKSPFGPIGVLADKLFLERYMRNFIVSRAEALRDIAENVDVGN; encoded by the coding sequence ATGCCTGTTATTGAGCATCAACAATATATTCATGCACCCATTCAGGTCTGTTTTGACCTTGCGAGGAACGTGGATATCCATACTCAAACAACCTCTAAAACAAAGGAAAGTGCGGTAGGGGGAGTGACAGAGGGATTACTAGAAGAGGGCGATACGGTTACTTGGGAAGCTGTTCATTTTGGTGTGAAACAAAGGCTGACAGCCAAGGTGACGTTTATGGAAAGACCAAAAAAGTTTGTTGATATTATGGTGAAGGGAGCCTTCCATTCCTTTGTTCATACACATCAGTTTCTTGAGAAAGGAGAAGGCACCATAATGATCGATAAATTTCAGTATAAGTCACCATTTGGCCCAATTGGCGTTTTAGCCGATAAGTTGTTTTTGGAGAGGTATATGAGAAATTTCATTGTTTCTCGTGCAGAGGCACTAAGAGATATTGCCGAAAATGTTGATGTCGGAAATTAA
- a CDS encoding DUF3139 domain-containing protein, which translates to MKRFWIILTYFVIVFFAGFLIFKINMFHYEKTADSRITKAMEFQKVNLSEGKVEQSSFNYKSGWTKMVYYNDDPEIRYEYVYDRSENEVDVYGSYKNMSLDLAKKEAKYPLGSFCFLKNGEIEDFHHE; encoded by the coding sequence ATGAAAAGGTTCTGGATCATACTAACCTACTTTGTCATCGTATTTTTCGCAGGCTTTCTCATTTTCAAGATCAATATGTTCCACTATGAAAAAACAGCTGACAGCCGGATTACAAAAGCGATGGAATTTCAGAAAGTAAATTTATCTGAGGGAAAAGTAGAGCAAAGCTCTTTCAACTATAAATCCGGCTGGACAAAAATGGTGTATTACAATGATGATCCAGAGATTCGATATGAATATGTATATGACAGGTCAGAAAATGAAGTAGATGTGTATGGCAGCTATAAAAATATGTCACTTGATTTAGCCAAAAAAGAAGCTAAATATCCGTTGGGAAGCTTTTGCTTTTTAAAAAATGGCGAAATCGAGGACTTTCATCATGAGTGA
- a CDS encoding Gfo/Idh/MocA family protein produces MRPLTIGMIGLDTSHCLEFTKLLNEPEHPFHVEGGTVAFAFPFYSEDLPISKDRVQGYTETLRDELSVKITSSIAETAQASDAILLTAVDGRKHLELFKQLVPYKIPVFLDKPLALSMAEAREIYALAEKHNIPIMSSSSLRYADSLKVAIENKKDEISSIYVHGPLPMQPTMPGYFWYGIHMIEMVITAMGIGANNVTVKTSNDHETVLVEWEDGRHATIRGEYEWHSRFGATLHTKDRFQHVDIKKDTKPFYACLLEQVIQFFQSKKSPVPKEETLEVIKLIEMINNKRNMGTFLVSQKSD; encoded by the coding sequence ATGCGACCATTAACAATTGGCATGATCGGCCTCGATACTTCTCATTGCCTTGAATTTACAAAGCTGTTAAACGAACCAGAACACCCTTTTCATGTAGAAGGAGGCACGGTTGCCTTTGCCTTTCCCTTCTATTCCGAGGATCTGCCAATTAGCAAAGACCGAGTTCAGGGTTATACAGAAACACTGCGTGATGAACTTTCGGTCAAGATTACCAGCTCGATTGCAGAAACGGCCCAAGCCAGTGATGCAATTCTATTAACAGCCGTTGACGGCCGGAAGCATCTTGAATTATTTAAACAACTGGTCCCTTATAAGATTCCTGTGTTTCTTGATAAGCCGCTTGCACTTTCCATGGCAGAGGCAAGGGAGATATACGCCTTGGCTGAAAAGCATAACATCCCGATTATGAGTTCCTCCTCCCTGCGTTATGCAGATTCATTAAAAGTGGCAATCGAAAACAAGAAAGATGAAATCAGTTCAATATATGTTCATGGCCCCCTACCGATGCAGCCCACCATGCCTGGCTACTTCTGGTATGGTATTCATATGATCGAAATGGTCATCACCGCAATGGGAATAGGAGCAAATAATGTAACGGTAAAAACAAGCAACGATCACGAAACGGTCCTTGTCGAGTGGGAAGATGGCAGACACGCCACCATACGGGGAGAGTACGAATGGCACTCGAGATTCGGAGCAACCCTCCATACCAAAGACAGATTCCAGCACGTCGATATCAAAAAAGATACCAAGCCTTTCTACGCTTGTTTATTAGAACAAGTCATCCAGTTCTTCCAGTCAAAAAAATCTCCAGTACCAAAAGAAGAAACCCTGGAAGTGATTAAACTAATTGAGATGATCAACAATAAGCGAAACATGGGGACGTTTCTCGTGTCCCAAAAATCGGACTAA
- a CDS encoding acetamidase/formamidase family protein — MVHTIAKEQYFYAFSKENKSALKVPSGSQVVIETYDCFQNQIQSNDAAFNSIDWNQINPATGSIYVEGAQPGDILKVKIDNIELGNQGVMATGPGLGVMGHRIDEFTVKVIPIENGKAVFNEKLQLPLNPMIGVIGVAPEADPVSCGTPGAHGGNMDTTSVTTGATLYFPVFQEGALFGLGDLHAAMGDGEIGVSGIEIPGKVTVTLEVVKGKSIPYPFLENEEGMAVLVSKETLDEAAKAAVEIFIDTLQPHTDLSLAELTMLMSAVGQVQVSQIVDPLLTARFLVPRHVLDAYQVKLF, encoded by the coding sequence ATGGTACATACTATAGCAAAAGAGCAATATTTCTATGCATTCAGCAAGGAGAATAAATCAGCGCTAAAGGTGCCTTCGGGTTCACAGGTAGTGATTGAAACGTACGATTGTTTCCAAAACCAGATTCAGAGTAACGATGCAGCGTTCAATTCAATTGACTGGAATCAGATTAACCCGGCTACTGGATCAATATATGTAGAAGGTGCCCAGCCGGGCGATATCCTTAAGGTGAAGATCGACAATATTGAATTGGGGAATCAGGGAGTGATGGCAACCGGTCCGGGACTTGGCGTTATGGGCCACCGAATCGATGAGTTTACGGTTAAAGTGATCCCGATTGAAAATGGCAAGGCGGTCTTTAATGAAAAGCTCCAGCTTCCTTTGAATCCGATGATCGGTGTAATTGGCGTGGCTCCTGAAGCAGATCCTGTTTCATGCGGCACTCCAGGGGCTCACGGAGGAAATATGGACACGACATCGGTCACGACTGGTGCAACGCTTTATTTCCCGGTATTCCAGGAAGGAGCCTTGTTTGGCCTCGGCGATTTGCATGCAGCGATGGGAGACGGAGAAATTGGCGTTTCAGGCATTGAGATTCCTGGAAAAGTAACCGTTACACTTGAAGTCGTCAAAGGGAAGAGTATTCCTTACCCATTCCTTGAAAATGAAGAGGGGATGGCTGTTCTAGTTTCGAAAGAGACGCTGGATGAAGCGGCCAAAGCAGCTGTGGAGATTTTCATTGATACTTTGCAGCCCCACACAGATTTGAGCCTGGCTGAACTGACCATGCTTATGAGTGCCGTTGGCCAGGTCCAGGTATCGCAAATTGTCGACCCGCTTTTGACAGCGAGATTCCTAGTCCCAAGACATGTGCTTGATGCCTATCAAGTGAAACTATTCTAG